The proteins below are encoded in one region of Streptomyces ficellus:
- a CDS encoding carbohydrate kinase family protein, whose amino-acid sequence MTTSRGDHQPRQHTAGVDPLGALRTPADPECDVFLTGTVFLDIIFTGLDSAPVRGTESWARGMGSSPGGVANMATALARLGLRTSLAAAFGDDHYGEYCWDALEQGEGIDLTRSRTVPGWHSPVTVSMAYEGERTMVSHGHEAPPLDGALPATAPRARAAVASLAPGRPEEWVGDAARRDTRIFADTGWDDTGRWDLAALPDLDHCEAFLPNAQEAMRYTRTSCPRAAARALADKVPLAVVTLGPEGAYAVDGATGETAEVPAIEVAALDPTGAGDVFVAGFVTGTLAGWPLADRLAFGGLTAALSVQEFGGSLSAPGWTEIAAWWNYVQGCDDQDPAALRRYAFLEPLLPAPIRPWPLRRAVPTIGFGRSA is encoded by the coding sequence GTGACCACATCCCGAGGAGACCACCAGCCGCGCCAACACACCGCAGGCGTCGACCCGTTGGGCGCGCTGCGCACACCGGCCGACCCCGAGTGCGACGTCTTCCTCACCGGCACGGTCTTCCTCGACATCATCTTCACCGGCCTCGACAGCGCCCCCGTGCGCGGCACCGAGTCCTGGGCGCGCGGCATGGGCTCCAGCCCCGGCGGCGTCGCCAACATGGCCACCGCGCTCGCCCGGCTCGGGCTGCGCACCTCCCTGGCGGCCGCCTTCGGCGACGACCACTACGGCGAGTACTGCTGGGACGCCCTGGAGCAGGGCGAGGGCATCGACCTGACCCGGTCGCGCACCGTGCCCGGCTGGCACTCCCCGGTGACCGTCTCCATGGCGTACGAGGGCGAACGCACCATGGTGTCCCACGGCCACGAGGCCCCGCCCCTGGACGGCGCCCTGCCCGCGACGGCGCCACGCGCGCGTGCCGCCGTGGCGTCCCTGGCGCCCGGCCGCCCCGAGGAGTGGGTCGGCGACGCCGCCCGCCGGGACACCCGCATCTTCGCCGACACCGGCTGGGACGACACCGGCCGCTGGGACCTGGCCGCACTGCCCGACCTGGACCACTGCGAGGCGTTCCTCCCCAACGCCCAGGAGGCGATGCGCTACACCCGCACCTCCTGCCCCCGCGCCGCCGCCCGCGCGCTCGCCGACAAGGTGCCGCTCGCGGTCGTCACCCTCGGCCCGGAGGGCGCCTACGCCGTGGACGGCGCGACCGGCGAGACCGCCGAGGTGCCGGCCATCGAGGTCGCCGCCCTGGACCCGACCGGAGCCGGGGACGTCTTCGTCGCGGGGTTCGTCACCGGCACCCTCGCCGGCTGGCCGCTCGCCGACCGGCTCGCCTTCGGCGGCCTGACCGCCGCCCTGTCGGTGCAGGAGTTCGGCGGATCGCTCTCCGCGCCGGGGTGGACCGAGATCGCCGCCTGGTGGAACTACGTCCAGGGCTGCGACGACCAGGACCCCGCCGCCCTGCGCCGGTACGCGTTCCTGGAGCCGCTCCTGCCCGCCCCCATCAGGCCCTGGCCGCTGCGGCGGGCCGTGCCCACGATCGGCTTCGGCCGGTCCGCGTGA
- a CDS encoding adenosine deaminase, with amino-acid sequence MHLPEALPKAELHLHIEGTLEPELAFALAARNGVELPYAGTEELREAYLFSDLQSFLDLYYELMAVLRTADDFTELADAYLERAARQGVRHAEIFFDPQAHTARGVPIGTVVEGLARALERAEERHGVSTRLIMCFLRDRSAESAMETLRAAEPYLRHIAGVGLDSAEVGNPPSRFAEVYEAAGALGLRKVAHAGEEGPPAYIREALDVLGVERIDHGLRAMEDPELVERLVRDRVPLTLCPLSNVRLRAVDVLEDHPLPAMMAAGLLVTVNSDDPAYFGGYVGDTFHAVHEALGIGPERLRELARNSFLASFLDDDEDRRARYLAEVEAYEFD; translated from the coding sequence ATGCACCTCCCCGAAGCACTCCCCAAAGCGGAACTGCACCTCCACATCGAAGGCACCCTCGAACCGGAACTGGCCTTCGCGCTCGCCGCACGCAACGGGGTCGAGCTGCCGTACGCCGGCACCGAGGAGCTGCGCGAGGCGTACCTCTTCAGCGACCTGCAGTCCTTCCTCGACCTGTACTACGAGCTGATGGCGGTCCTGCGCACCGCCGACGACTTCACCGAGCTGGCCGACGCCTATCTGGAGCGGGCCGCGCGCCAGGGCGTCCGGCACGCCGAGATCTTCTTCGACCCGCAGGCGCACACCGCGCGGGGCGTGCCCATCGGCACGGTCGTCGAGGGCCTGGCGAGGGCGCTGGAGCGGGCCGAGGAGCGGCACGGCGTCTCCACCCGGCTGATCATGTGCTTCCTGCGGGACCGGTCCGCCGAGTCGGCCATGGAGACGCTGCGGGCGGCGGAGCCGTACCTGCGTCACATCGCGGGCGTGGGCCTGGACTCGGCCGAGGTGGGCAACCCGCCGTCCAGGTTCGCTGAGGTGTACGAGGCGGCCGGGGCGCTCGGCCTGCGGAAGGTCGCGCACGCAGGCGAGGAGGGCCCGCCCGCGTACATCCGCGAGGCCCTGGACGTCCTCGGCGTGGAGCGGATCGACCACGGGCTGCGGGCCATGGAGGACCCCGAACTGGTGGAGCGGCTGGTGCGGGACCGGGTGCCGCTCACTTTGTGCCCGCTGTCGAACGTCCGGCTGCGCGCCGTCGACGTGCTGGAGGACCACCCGCTGCCGGCGATGATGGCGGCGGGGCTGCTGGTGACGGTGAACTCCGACGACCCGGCCTACTTCGGCGGGTACGTCGGCGACACCTTCCACGCCGTCCACGAGGCGCTGGGCATCGGCCCGGAGCGGTTGCGCGAGCTGGCCCGCAACTCGTTCCTGGCGTCGTTCCTGGACGACGACGAGGACCGCAGGGCGCGCTACCTCGCCGAGGTCGAGGCGTACGAGTTCGACTAG
- a CDS encoding hemolysin family protein, giving the protein MSAQLILGAVALVVVAWLAACAEAGLARVSSFRAAEAVRVGRRGAAKLVQVASDPTRYLNLALLIRVACEMAAGVMVTYVCLNEFDETWAALLVAVGVMVLVSYVAVGVSPRTIGRQHPLNTATAAAYVLLPLARVLGPVPQLLILIGNALTPGKGFRKGPFASEAELRAMVDLAEQESLIEDDERRMVHSVFELGDTLVREVMVPRTDLISIERYKTIRQALTLALRSGFSRIPVTGDNEDDVVGIVYLKDLVRKTHINRDSESDLVSTAMRAASFVPDTKNAGDLLREMQQERNHCAVVIDEYGGTAGIVTIEDILEEIVGEITDEYDRELPPVEELGEGRFRVTARLDIGDLGELFGLDEYDDEDVETVGGLLAKALGRVPISGASAVVDLPDGRSLRLTAESPAGRRNKIVTVVAEPVS; this is encoded by the coding sequence ATGAGCGCCCAGCTGATCCTCGGCGCGGTCGCGCTGGTCGTGGTCGCCTGGCTCGCCGCGTGCGCGGAAGCCGGGCTCGCCCGCGTCTCCAGCTTCCGCGCCGCCGAGGCGGTACGGGTCGGGCGGCGCGGCGCGGCCAAGCTGGTCCAGGTCGCCTCCGACCCGACCCGATACCTGAACCTGGCGCTGCTGATCCGGGTGGCCTGCGAGATGGCGGCCGGGGTCATGGTGACCTACGTCTGCCTCAACGAGTTCGACGAGACCTGGGCGGCCCTGCTGGTCGCGGTCGGCGTCATGGTCCTGGTGTCGTACGTCGCCGTCGGCGTGTCCCCCCGCACCATCGGCCGCCAGCACCCGCTGAACACGGCGACCGCCGCCGCGTACGTCCTGCTGCCGCTCGCCCGCGTCCTCGGCCCCGTACCGCAGCTGCTGATCCTCATCGGCAACGCCCTCACACCTGGCAAGGGCTTCCGCAAGGGCCCCTTCGCCTCCGAGGCCGAACTGCGCGCCATGGTCGACCTCGCCGAGCAGGAGAGCCTCATCGAGGACGACGAGCGGCGCATGGTCCACTCCGTCTTCGAGCTCGGCGACACCCTCGTCCGCGAGGTCATGGTCCCGCGCACGGACCTGATCTCCATCGAGCGGTACAAGACCATCCGCCAGGCCCTCACCCTGGCGCTGCGCTCCGGCTTCTCCCGCATCCCTGTGACCGGGGACAACGAGGACGACGTCGTCGGCATCGTCTACCTGAAGGACCTGGTCCGGAAGACCCACATCAACCGGGACTCCGAGTCCGACCTGGTCTCCACCGCCATGCGGGCCGCGTCCTTCGTCCCCGACACCAAGAACGCCGGCGACCTGCTGCGGGAGATGCAGCAGGAGCGCAACCACTGCGCCGTCGTCATCGACGAGTACGGCGGCACGGCCGGCATCGTCACGATCGAGGACATCCTGGAGGAGATCGTCGGCGAGATCACCGACGAGTACGACCGGGAACTGCCGCCCGTGGAGGAGCTGGGCGAGGGCCGCTTCCGGGTCACCGCACGGCTCGACATCGGCGACCTGGGCGAGCTGTTCGGCCTCGACGAGTACGACGACGAGGACGTCGAGACGGTCGGCGGACTGCTCGCCAAGGCCCTCGGCCGGGTCCCGATCTCCGGCGCGTCGGCCGTGGTCGACCTGCCGGACGGCCGGAGCCTGCGCCTGACGGCCGAGTCCCCGGCCGGCCGCCGCAACAAGATCGTCACGGTGGTCGCGGAGCCGGTCTCATGA
- a CDS encoding PhoH family protein, whose product MTQTPTAQTQQARAHFTVPAKHPMVTVLGSGDSLLRVIEEAFPAADIHVRGNEVSAVGPAGEVALIQRLFDEMMLVLRTGQPMTEDAVERSIAMLRASENGTAEPGQESPAEVLTQNILSSRGRTIRPKTLNQKRYVDAIDKHTVVFGIGPAGTGKTYLAMAKAVQALQSKQVTRIILTRPAVEAGERLGFLPGTLYEKIDPYLRPLYDALHDMLDPDSIPRLMAAGTIEVAPLAYMRGRTLNDAFIILDEAQNTNPEQMKMFLTRLGFDSKIVITGDITQVDLPGGTKSGLRQVRDILDGVEDVHFSMLTSHDVVRHKLVGRIVDAYEKYDNQNGK is encoded by the coding sequence ATGACGCAGACACCCACAGCCCAGACCCAGCAGGCGCGAGCCCACTTCACCGTCCCCGCCAAGCACCCGATGGTGACCGTCCTCGGCTCGGGCGACTCCCTGCTGCGCGTGATCGAAGAGGCGTTCCCGGCCGCCGACATCCATGTCCGGGGCAACGAGGTCAGTGCGGTCGGACCGGCGGGGGAAGTCGCTCTGATCCAGCGCCTGTTCGACGAGATGATGCTGGTGCTCCGCACCGGGCAGCCGATGACGGAGGACGCAGTGGAACGCTCGATCGCCATGCTCAGGGCGAGCGAGAACGGCACGGCCGAGCCGGGGCAGGAGAGCCCCGCCGAGGTGCTCACCCAGAACATCCTCTCCAGCCGCGGCCGCACCATCCGTCCCAAGACCCTCAACCAGAAGCGGTACGTCGACGCGATCGACAAGCACACGGTCGTCTTCGGCATCGGCCCCGCCGGCACCGGAAAGACGTACCTGGCCATGGCCAAGGCGGTTCAGGCCCTGCAGTCCAAGCAGGTCACCCGGATCATCCTGACCCGGCCGGCCGTCGAGGCGGGCGAGCGGCTCGGCTTCCTGCCCGGCACGCTCTACGAGAAGATCGACCCGTACCTGCGGCCGCTGTACGACGCGCTGCACGACATGCTCGACCCCGACTCCATCCCCCGCCTGATGGCGGCGGGCACCATCGAGGTCGCCCCCCTGGCGTACATGCGCGGCCGGACGCTCAACGACGCCTTCATCATCCTCGACGAGGCGCAGAACACGAACCCCGAGCAGATGAAGATGTTCCTCACCCGCCTCGGATTCGATTCCAAGATCGTCATCACCGGCGACATCACCCAGGTGGACCTCCCGGGCGGCACCAAGAGCGGCCTGCGGCAGGTCCGGGACATCCTGGACGGCGTGGAGGACGTCCACTTCTCGATGCTCACCTCGCACGACGTCGTACGGCACAAGCTCGTCGGCCGTATCGTCGACGCGTACGAGAAGTACGACAACCAAAACGGGAAGTAG
- a CDS encoding MFS transporter, whose product MPSRPRALWPLVAVFTAGYLAAYLLPTVVGRLSSGLGLTPAQAGLVGSGLLLGSAAAGFTLASRVERYGPRRLARAGLLVALTGYGCAALAPSVPLVVAGAVAGGFGSGTATAVAAAGIAAQRDPHRASTLGLLTVSATAGALYLTLPHLGGGHTLPFAALALVAAAVWPATGRLEAGHDTGVTREAGAPLPRPRAGLVLAGAMVCWSMAQNALWGVSGRIGLTQAGLGEVTVGAVFAAALGAGLLGVTAAGLLGARLGRAVPIGLGTVVIAGCIALTSAADGLVSFAAGEILWNACYPVVLSYLIGLAASLDPRGRWAVLAGSASSLGVACGPVVGSVLSERAGYPGMGLVLAALLLLLAAPLTAVALHTSGRPLVPGAVRRRGGAPAAVVAGTTGAATGLAAPQIGAPEQPVTEFPVRSVVPLLVRRRAYRQAGPSGPQG is encoded by the coding sequence ATGCCCTCGCGCCCGCGCGCCCTGTGGCCGCTCGTCGCCGTGTTCACGGCCGGCTACCTCGCCGCGTACCTCCTGCCGACCGTCGTCGGCCGTCTCTCCTCCGGTCTCGGTCTGACGCCCGCCCAGGCGGGTCTGGTCGGCTCCGGACTGCTCCTCGGTTCCGCCGCCGCGGGCTTCACGCTCGCCTCGCGCGTCGAGCGGTACGGGCCGCGCCGCCTGGCCCGCGCGGGCCTCCTGGTGGCCCTCACCGGCTACGGCTGCGCCGCTCTCGCCCCGTCCGTACCGCTGGTGGTGGCGGGCGCGGTGGCCGGCGGCTTCGGCTCCGGTACGGCGACGGCGGTCGCCGCGGCCGGCATCGCGGCGCAGCGCGATCCCCACCGCGCCTCCACCCTGGGCCTGCTGACGGTGTCGGCCACGGCCGGCGCCCTCTACCTGACGCTGCCGCACCTGGGCGGCGGGCACACGCTGCCGTTCGCGGCGCTCGCGCTGGTCGCGGCGGCCGTGTGGCCCGCGACGGGGCGCCTGGAGGCGGGCCACGACACGGGCGTCACCCGCGAGGCGGGGGCTCCGCTGCCCCGGCCGCGCGCGGGCCTGGTGCTGGCGGGCGCCATGGTGTGCTGGTCGATGGCGCAGAACGCCCTGTGGGGCGTCAGCGGCCGTATCGGGCTCACTCAGGCGGGTCTCGGCGAGGTGACCGTCGGCGCCGTGTTCGCGGCGGCCCTCGGCGCCGGGCTCCTGGGCGTCACCGCCGCCGGGCTGCTGGGCGCCCGGCTCGGGCGGGCGGTGCCGATCGGCCTGGGCACCGTGGTGATCGCCGGATGCATCGCCCTGACCTCCGCCGCCGACGGCCTCGTGTCCTTCGCGGCCGGCGAGATCCTGTGGAACGCCTGCTACCCGGTGGTCCTGTCGTACCTGATCGGCCTGGCCGCCTCCCTGGACCCGCGCGGCCGCTGGGCGGTCCTCGCCGGTTCGGCCTCCTCGCTGGGCGTGGCCTGCGGGCCGGTCGTCGGCAGCGTCCTGTCCGAGCGGGCGGGCTACCCGGGCATGGGCCTGGTGCTGGCCGCCCTGCTGCTGCTGCTCGCCGCCCCGCTCACCGCGGTCGCCCTGCACACCTCGGGCCGCCCCCTCGTCCCCGGCGCGGTGCGCCGCCGCGGCGGTGCCCCGGCGGCGGTCGTGGCCGGCACCACCGGCGCGGCGACCGGTCTGGCCGCCCCGCAGATCGGCGCGCCGGAGCAGCCGGTCACCGAGTTCCCCGTCCGGTCCGTGGTGCCGCTCCTGGTCCGGCGCCGCGCCTACCGCCAGGCGGGCCCGTCCGGTCCGCAGGGCTGA
- a CDS encoding MmcQ/YjbR family DNA-binding protein, whose translation MTPEQLRAFCLSFNDVVEDFPFGPETSVFKVAGKVFALSALDGRPLTVNLKCDPEIALRLRAEHPAIVPGYHMNKRHWNTVTVQELPERLVHELVEDSYDLVVAGLPKATRLRLDRP comes from the coding sequence ATGACCCCCGAACAGCTGCGGGCCTTCTGCCTCTCCTTCAACGACGTGGTGGAGGACTTCCCGTTCGGTCCGGAGACCTCGGTCTTCAAGGTCGCGGGCAAGGTGTTCGCGCTGTCCGCCCTGGACGGCCGGCCGCTCACCGTCAACCTCAAGTGCGACCCGGAGATCGCCCTCCGCCTGCGCGCCGAGCACCCGGCGATCGTCCCCGGCTACCACATGAACAAGCGCCACTGGAACACGGTGACGGTCCAGGAGCTCCCGGAGCGCCTGGTCCACGAGCTGGTCGAGGACTCGTACGACCTGGTCGTGGCGGGCCTCCCCAAGGCGACCCGCCTACGCCTGGACCGCCCGTAA
- the ybeY gene encoding rRNA maturation RNase YbeY, with translation MSIDVNNESGTEVDEQAILDVARYALTRMRIHPLSELSVIVVDAEAMEQLHIQWMDLPGPTDVMSFPMDELRPPGKDDDEPPQGLLGDIVLCPEVAAKQGQDAPTQHSMDEELQLLTVHGVLHLLGYDHEEPDEKAEMFGLQAAIVDGWRAEKGLTGPSPAPTVS, from the coding sequence ATGTCGATCGACGTCAACAACGAGTCCGGCACCGAGGTCGACGAGCAGGCGATCCTCGACGTCGCCCGGTACGCGCTCACGCGGATGCGCATCCACCCCCTCTCCGAGCTGTCGGTGATCGTGGTGGACGCCGAGGCGATGGAGCAGCTGCACATCCAGTGGATGGACCTGCCGGGCCCCACGGACGTCATGTCCTTCCCGATGGACGAACTGCGACCGCCGGGCAAGGACGACGACGAGCCCCCGCAGGGGCTCCTCGGCGACATCGTGCTGTGCCCCGAGGTCGCCGCCAAGCAGGGCCAGGACGCCCCCACGCAGCACTCCATGGACGAGGAACTCCAGCTCCTCACCGTCCACGGAGTGCTGCACCTGCTCGGGTACGACCACGAGGAGCCCGACGAGAAGGCCGAGATGTTCGGGCTCCAGGCGGCGATCGTGGACGGCTGGCGGGCGGAGAAGGGCCTGACGGGCCCCTCCCCGGCGCCGACCGTCTCATGA